In Melitaea cinxia chromosome 11, ilMelCinx1.1, whole genome shotgun sequence, a genomic segment contains:
- the LOC123658082 gene encoding golgin-45, with the protein MDTFISFNSKIMNKIRTAGDGMESNENVNENKTTRPETKAIVSSNSKKSIVTGRLVQLYPTKIITPEKKNSHIYSKNPKFVPYEPYPGAVKPITPKLLLKGTKKSKNHMDINKLINQMSQMNTNINEFKPRNKLISCSEKFEGDSSKLTVDKEMQKKLDELTKENESLKEQLKQQAQVNKELKTMLVASMGEDLEFQVHSLNEDKKHLANALLNSAQHLSTHQEQTEWLAGQCEVWRSKFLASSLMIEELAQCKKMLNEKTINLQQAIKQLLDERCRMRDMLICTYKNLYSLHENWLENVAISEYMGSKNRPIGNLNFTTTLPHSANVIDLASTNLKLSENISSSIDKPNINHLDSLPATTEAEKYAEQVMAMPFEIKKVNEEPVNALVHHAYNNSSNVSPPVASCVHCNGKVQLL; encoded by the exons ATGGatacatttatttcttttaattcta aaataatgaacaaaataaGAACAGCAGGTGATGGTATGGAATCAAATGAAAACGTGAACGAAAACAAAACAACTAGACCGGAAACCAAAGCGATTGTTTCTTCTAATAGTAAAAAATCTATAGTTACTGGTCGCTTAGTGCAATTATATCCCACGAAAATAATTACGCCTGAAAAGAAGAATTCTCATATATACTCAAAGAATCCGAAATTTGTTCCTTATGAACCATATCCAGGCGCTGTTAAACCAATAACACCTAAACTTTTGTTGAAAGGAACTAAGAAATCAAAAAATCACATGGATATAAACAAACTTATTAACCAAATGTCACAAATGAACActaatataaatgaatttaaaccTAGAAACAAACTAATTTCTTGTAGCGAAAAGTTTGAAGGTGATTCAAGTAAACTAACAGTAGATAAAGAAATGCAAAAGAAGCTTGATGAATTAACAAAAGAGAATGAAAGCTTAAAGGAACAATTGAAACAACAGGCTCAG GTAAACAAAGAATTGAAAACAATGCTGGTTGCTTCAATGGGTGAAGATCTAGAATTTCAAGTGCATTCTCTTAACGAAGACAAAAAGCACTTGGCCAACGCTTTACTAAACTCTGCACAACATTTGTCAACACATCAG GAACAAACAGAATGGCTTGCTGGTCAGTGTGAAGTATGGAGAAGTAAATTTCTTGCTAGCAG CCTCATGATTGAAGAATTGGCTCAGTGCAAGAAAATGCTTAATGAAAAAACAATCAACTTGCAACAAGCAATCAAACAATTATTAGATGAGAGATGCAGGATGAGAGATATGTTGATATGcacatataaaaacttatacAGCCTTCATGAAAATTGGCTTGAAAATGTTGCTATTTCTGAATACATGGGGAGTAAAAATAGACCCATAGGCAATCTTAATTTTACGACGACTTTACCACATTCAGCAAATGTAATTGATTTAGCATCGACAAATTTAAAGCTGTCAGAAAACATTAGCAGCTCAATAGACAAGCCAAATATCAATCATTTAGATTCACTGCCAGCAACAACAGAAGCCGAGAAGTATGCTGAACAA gtAATGGCAATGCCATTTGAAATTAAGAAAGTAAATGAAGAACCAGTAAATGCCCTTGTTCACCATGCTTACAACAACAGCAGTAATGTTTCACCGCCAGTCGCCTCTTGTGTACATTGTAATGGAAAAGTTCAACTGCTATAA
- the LOC123657582 gene encoding glutaredoxin-3, with translation MSVTNIDTVDNFINFVRSPSLTVVHFSADWADQCGQVTDILKELLKLPEVQSSGSKFGVCDAENLSEISLKYKVDSVPTVILFKNGNQIDRIDGADAAQITSKVKSHSGFSDTNNITPKLSLEDRLKALINKHNVMVFMKGTRDAPRCGFSKTLIQILNGTGVQYDTFDILTDEEVRQGLKTYSDWPTYPQLYVKGELVGGLDIIKELQANGELESTLNA, from the exons ATGTCGGTCACCAACATTGATACAGTAGATAACTTTATAAATTTCGTAAG GTCACCATCATTAACTGTTGTTCACTTCTCTGCTGATTGGGCGGATCAATGTGGTCAAGTTACGGATATCCTTAAAGAACTATTAAAACTACCAGAAGTACAATCAAGTGGCAGTAAATTTGGTGTATGTGACGCCGAAAACCTCTCTGAAATCTCATTGAAATATAAG GTTGATTCTGTGCCtacagtaatattatttaaaaatgggaATCAAATAGACAGAATCGATGGAGCTGATGCAGCTCAAATAACTTCAAAAGTTAAAAGTCACAGCGGCTTTTCAGATACAAATAATATCACACCTAAACTATCCCTGGAGGATAGATTAAAAGctctaataaataaacataatgtcATGGTGTTCATGAAAGGGACAAGAGATGCTCCAAGATGTGGTTTTAGTAAAACTCTGATACAGATCCTTAATGGTACTGG aGTCCAGTATGACACCTTTGATATTCTAACGGATGAAGAAGTCCGCCAAGGCCTGAAGACGTATTCTGACTGGCCCACTTATCCCCAATTATACGTCAAGGGAGAATTGGTAGGGGGATTAGATATCATTAAAGAACTTCAAGCAAATGGTGAACTGGAGTCTACTCTAAATGCTTAA
- the LOC123657554 gene encoding prefoldin subunit 5: MATVSSAPAPGMHQIDLSKLNIHQLAKLKQQLDQELNVFQDSLQTLKMAQGKFVESGESVEKITPATKGKTVLVPLTGSMYVPGTIADTDNVIIDIGTGYYAQKDIEGAKDYFKRKVDFVTEQMEKIQVLGIEKSKVREAIVMMMDMKVQAQAQAQKSSTS, translated from the exons ATGGCTACTGTTTCATCGGCTCCGGCTCCTGGGATGCATCAAATTGATCTATCTAAACTAAATATTCACCAGTTGGCCAAGTTGAAACAGCAATTAGATCAA gAACTGAATGTATTTCAAGATTCTTTACAAACGCTTAAAATGGCTCAGGGCAAGTTTGTAGAATCAGGTGAGAGCGTTGAGAAAATTACACCGGCAACAAAAGGAAAGACCGTTTTAGTACCCCTCACTGGATCAATGTACGTTCCCGGCACCATAGCAGACACGGACAATGTGATTATTGACATTGGAACTGGATACTATGCACAAAAA gataTTGAAGGAGCTAAAGATTATTTCAAAAGAAAAGTGGATTTTGTTACTGAACAAATGGAAAAAATTCAAGTGTTGGGTATAGAAAAATCAAAAGTGCGAGAAGCAATTGTTATGATGATGGATATGAAAGTTCAGGCACAGGCACAGGCTCAAAAGTCTTCTACATCATAA